Proteins from a single region of Pyrus communis chromosome 6, drPyrComm1.1, whole genome shotgun sequence:
- the LOC137738419 gene encoding uncharacterized protein — protein sequence MGFVSFLGRVLFASIFILSAWQAFNEFGVDGGPAAKDLAPKFNVFKKNLSAKLGVAIPEIDVRHLAAGVVAMKGLGGLLFVLNSSFGATLLLLQLAITTPLIYDFYNYSPENAKFGILLNEFMQHAALFGALLFFIGMKNSIPKRQVKKKAAPKAKTG from the exons ATGGGTTTCGTCTCCTTCCTCGGCCGCGTCCTCTTCGCCTCCATCTTCATCCTCTCTGCTTGGCAAGC GTTTAATGAATTTGGTGTTGATGGTGGCCCTGCTGCAAAGGACTTGGCTCCCAAGTTTAATGTGTTCAAGAAAAATTTGTCTGCTAAGCTAGGGGTTGCAATACCGGAGATAGAC GTAAGACATTTAGCTGCTGGTGTGGTAGCAATGAAAGGGCTTGGAGGACTTCTATTCGTACTTAACAGTTCCTTTGGAGCTACTCTCCTG CTTCTACAATTGGCGATTACCACTCCCCTTATCTATGATTTCTACAACTACAGTCCTGAAAACGCCAAATTTGGCATACTCCTAAATGAGTTCATGCAG CACGCAGCGCTTTTTGGTGCGCTGCTGTTCTTCATTGGCATGAAGAACTCAATCCCAAAGAGGCAAGTCAAAAAGAAGGCGGCCCCAAAAGCCAAAACGGGTTAG
- the LOC137738418 gene encoding actin-related protein 9-like, whose protein sequence is MDYLKSVVPSQLLSERGSNLVIINPGSANIRIGLASKDTPLNIPHCIAWHTTQEPRRNVQDQLLNTQVTTTQYMEREKAYDMIASFLKIPFIDEEVGNNSYPRKMGRVDGLNPQNSRKDTSFDWTDVYQKEPSSSSALESSENKGTTSESLGQHRDANTEELGSSNHKYKKVIYGEEALKISPMAPYTLHRPIRRGHLNISLHYPMQQVLEDVHAIWDFILTEKLHIPLHERHKYAAMLVLPETFDNREIKELLSIVLRDLRFSSAVVHQEGLAAAFGNGLSTACVVKMGAQVTSVICIEDGAALPHTEKTLPFGGEDISRCLLWTQRHHQTWPQIRTDMFTKPIDLLMLNRLKESYCEIKEGELDAVGVVHSYEDGMPAGSHKTRLTALNVPPMGLFFPMLLVPDAYPPPPSVWFRDYEDMLEDTWHMEFPRRPEMSDGLFSSMNTGYPMWDSYPAFSAKPKKEEKIGLAEAITSSILSTGRIDLQRKLFCSILLIGGVALTRGLVPAVEERVLHAIPSNEAIDTVEVLQSRSNPTFVPWKGGAILGILDIGRDAWIHRDDWIRNGIHIGSGRKYKDSYFLQAQAMCYINS, encoded by the exons ATG GATTACCTGAAATCCGTGGTTCCCTCACAGCTGCTCTCCGAGCGAGGATCCAATCTGGTCATCATCAACCCAG GTTCTGCAAACATCAGAATTGGCCTTGCTTCGAAGGACACCCCTCTTAATATTCCACATTGCATCGCATGGCACACCACGCAGGAGCCCAGGAGAAATGTTCAAGACCAG CTGCTCAATACTCAAGTTACGACTACGCAGTACATGGAGCGGGAAAAGGCCTACGATATG ATTGCGTCGTTCTTGAAGATTCCGTTTATAGATGAAGAGGTTGGAAATAATTCTTACCCACGCAAG ATGGGACGCGTTGATGGACTTAATCCACAGAATAGTAGAAaggacacatcatttgattggACAGATGTGTACCAAAAGGAACCTAGTTCGTCTTCAGCATTAG AAAGTTCAGAGAATAAAGGCACAACTAGCGAGTCTTTAGGCCAGCACAGAGATGCAAATACTGAGGAGCTTGGCTCTAGCAATCACAAATACAAAAAGGTCATCTATGGTGAGGAAGCACTAAAAATATCCCCCATGGCACCATATACCTTACATCGTCCTATACGTAGAGGTCACCTAAATATTTCGCTACATTATCCCATGCAGCAG GTACTTGAAGACGTACATGCTATTTGGGATTTTATTTTGACAGAGAAACTGCACATCCCTCTACATGAAAGACACAAGTATGCAGCTATGCTCGTCCTTCCAGAAACATTTGATAATCGAG AAATAAAGGAATTGTTGTCAATAGTCTTGCGTGACTTGCGTTTTAGCTCAGCAGTGGTACATCAG GAAGGTCTAGCTGCAGCTTTTGGGAATGGATTATCAACAGCTTGTGTTGTTAAGATGGGTGCTCAGGTGACATCAGTTATTTGCATTGAG GATGGAGCAGCTTTACCTCATACAGAGAAAACTTTACCTTTTGGTGGAGAG GACATTTCAAGATGCCTTCTTTGGACTCAAAGACATCATCAGACATGGCCACAAATTCGTACTGACATGTTCACCAAGCCGATAGATCTCTTGATGCTTAACAGACTAAAAGAGTCTTATTGTGAGATTAAA GAGGGGGAGCTTGATGCTGTTGGTGTAGTTCATTCTTATGAAGATGGCATGCCAGCTGGATCTCATAAGACAAGATTAACTGCTCTCAAT GTCCCTCCTATGGGTTTGTTCTTCCCAATGCTTTTGGTCCCAGATGCATATCCTCCACCGCCGAGTGTTTG GTTTCGTGACTATGAAGACATGCTAGAAGATACGTGGCACATGGAATTTCCCAGAAGACCTGAAATGTCAGATGGCTTGTTTTCCAGCATGAACACCGGGTATCCAATGTGGGACAGCTACCCAGCTTTTTCAGCTAaaccaaagaaagaagaaaaaattggcCTTGCAGAAGCCATAACAAGTAGCATTCTTTCAACAG GACGTATAGACCTCCAAAGAAAATTGTTCTGCAGTATACTATTG ATTGGTGGAGTGGCTTTGACAAGAGGTCTTGTTCCTGCAGTGGAGGAAAG GGTTTTACATGCAATTCCTTCAAATGAAGCGATTGATACTGTTGAG GTCTTGCAATCAAGATCAAATCCAACTTTTGTACCATGGAAAGGTGGTGCG ATTCTTGGAATTCTTGATATTGGTCGGGATGCTTGGATACATCGTGACGACTGGATTCGCAATGGGATTCACATTGGAAGTGGGAGAAAGTACAAGGACTCTTATTTTCTTCAAGCACAGGCAATGTGTTACATTAATTCGTAG
- the LOC137737144 gene encoding enoyl-CoA delta isomerase 2, peroxisomal-like → MESAPNLSRSFKPKLNRVRTGFVGICKCDPITNKQKSHNKKKDNEKTKTQPKGLSSAAAKAMCTLEKRGDLFFLTLTGDHDHRLGLPIIDSLLSAIAEAKSQATRGSVLITTAQGKFFSNGFDLGWAQSAGSATAARARLNQMVLAFKPVVVALLSLPMPTIAAVQGHAAAAGFLFALSHDYFLMRRDRGVLYMSEVDLGLPFPDYFTAAFRSKIGSVSGRRDVMLRGMKVKGEEAVKMGIVESAHDSAESTVEAAVRLGEQLGKRKWNGDVYAEIRKSLYPELCGVLGVAIATPKAKL, encoded by the coding sequence ATGGAGTCAGCGCCAAATCTTTCCCGGTCTTTCAAACCCAAGCTAAACCGGGTACGAACCGGATTCGTTGGTATTTGCAAGTGTGACCCGATtacgaataaacaaaaaagtcataataaaaaaaaagataacgAGAAAACCAAGACACAACCCAAAGGACTCTCCTCAGCTGCAGCAAAAGCAATGTGCACATTAGAGAAGCGCGGCGATCTCTTCTTCCTAACCCTCACCGGAGACCACGACCACCGCCTCGGCCTCCCAATCATCGACTCCCTCCTCTCCGCCATCGCCGAAGCCAAGTCCCAAGCCACGCGCGGCTCCGTCCTCATCACCACCGCCCAAGGCAAGTTCTTCTCTAATGGCTTCGACCTCGGCTGGGCCCAATCCGCCGGCTCCGCCACCGCTGCCCGCGCCCGCCTCAATCAAATGGTCCTCGCCTTCAAGCCGGTCGTCGTCGCGCTCCTTTCGCTCCCGATGCCGACGATCGCCGCAGTCCAAGGCCACGCCGCCGCAGCCGGCTTCTTGTTCGCCCTGAGCCACGATTACTTCCTGATGAGGCGCGACAGAGGTGTGCTGTACATGAGCGAGGTCGATTTGGGGCTGCCGTTCCCGGACTACTTCACGGCGGCGTTTCGGTCGAAGATCGGGTCGGTGTCGGGTCGGAGGGACGTGATGCTGAGGGGGATGAAGGTGAAGGGAGAGGAGGCGGTGAAAATGGGGATCGTGGAGTCGGCGCACGATAGCGCGGAGAGCACGGTGGAGGCTGCGGTGCGCCTGGGGGAGCAGTTGGGGAAGAGGAAGTGGAACGGCGACGTTTACGCGGAGATCAGGAAGAGCTTGTATCCGGAGTTGTGTGGAGTGCTTGGAGTGGCGATTGCTACTCCAAAGGCAAAGCTCTGA
- the LOC137738351 gene encoding uncharacterized protein At4g14450, chloroplastic-like has product MAEAPRPSSGNRRQPSRLQRRAPPPSSLQINRVPDWNVAIPLLSPLVSPDQPIETKSRDDSRYQRQHQQKELPRHHHQGAEADKSAQVAVFKKWQHPAAPFCYEPAQMVRPFVPV; this is encoded by the coding sequence ATGGCAGAAGCACCGCGACCGAGTTCCGGCAACCGCCGCCAGCCCAGCCGCCTCCAGCGGCGAGCCCCGCCCCCGTCTTCCCTTCAAATAAACCGCGTCCCCGATTGGAACGTCGCCATCCCCCTCCTCTCCCCTCTTGTCTCCCCCGATCAACCGATCGAGACCAAATCCCGTGACGACTCGCGGTACCAGCGCCAGCACCAGCAGAAGGAGCTCCCGCGCCACCATCATCAGGGCGCGGAGGCTGACAAGTCGGCGCAGGTGGCGGTGTTCAAGAAGTGGCAGCACCCTGCGGCTCCGTTTTGCTACGAGCCGGCTCAGATGGTCCGGCCTTTCGTTCCTGTGTAG
- the LOC137737673 gene encoding protein PSK SIMULATOR 1-like translates to MVAEPWILKMGNQVSSNLKHALPFQPSKKSSVPKSQPAAGAKTQKQTVGILSFEVANVMSKTVHLHKSLTDSEISKLKNEILKSEGVLNLVSANEAYLLELAMAEKLEELNRVAAVVGRLGKRCVEPALQGFEHVYADLVNGVIDVKELGFLVKDMEGMVRKMERYVNATSSLYSEMEVLNELEQATKKFQHNQHEESKRAFEQKLVWQKQDVRHLKDVSLWSQTYDKVVELLARTVCTIFATIQAVFGDSVLSKDRVGLIGGASPPTVSGQIDVRRVSQVASEPLKRVASRKDGLHSGPVEKPVVLKKGSSFKPQFDSRRGEFGAFRAEDLNPRCGASPGRIFMDCLRMSGTVDDDYGGAGNYDDRSSQISGCSVANGGLRREYPNHSGCFNRAQTGVHKCGGTNGGALFGPKSKLMVYAPPSTVGGSALALHYANVIIVIEKLLRYPYLVGEEARDDLYHMLPTSLRMGLRTNLKSYAKNMAIYDAPLAQDWKETLDGILRWLAPLAHNMMRWQSERNFEQTQIVTRTNVLLLQTLYFADREKTEAAICKLLVGLNYICRYEHQQNALLDCASSFDFEDCMEWQMQCGASFVD, encoded by the coding sequence ATGGTTGCAGAGCCTTGGATTTTGAAGATGGGTAACCAGGTAAGCTCCAATCTCAAGCACGCTCTTCCTTTTCAACCTTCGAAAAAATCATCAGTCCCCAAATCTCAACCCGCCGCCGGCGCCAAAACCCAGAAGCAGACCGTTGGCATTCTCTCCTTCGAGGTCGCCAATGTCATGTCCAAGACCGTCCATCTCCACAAGTCTCTCACCGACTCCGAGATCTCGAAGCTCAAAAACGAGATCTTGAAGTCCGAGGGAGTGCTCAACCTGGTCTCCGCCAACGAGGCCTATCTTCTCGAGCTCGCCATGGCGGAGAAGCTGGAGGAGCTGAACCGGGTCGCCGCCGTCGTGGGGAGGCTCGGGAAGCGGTGCGTCGAGCCGGCTCTGCAGGGGTTCGAGCATGTCTATGCCGACCTCGTTAATGGGGTCATTGATGTGAAGGAGTTGGGGTTTTTGGTAAAAGACATGGAGGGTATGGTGAGAAAAATGGAGAGGTATGTCAATGCTACTTCCAGTTTGTACAGCGAAATGGAGGTTTTGAATGAGTTGGAGCAGGCCACCAAGAAATTTCAGCACAATCAGCACGAGGAGAGCAAAAGGGCTTTTGAGCAGAAGCTCGTTTGGCAAAAGCAGGATGTCAGGCATCTCAAGGATGTCTCTCTTTGGAGCCAAACGTATGATAAAGTTGTGGAATTGCTCGCCAGGACGGTCTGTACTATTTTCGCTACGATTCAGGCTGTTTTCGGAGACTCTGTTTTGAGCAAGGACCGTGTTGGGTTGATTGGTGGAGCTTCACCGCCTACGGTGTCTGGTCAGATTGATGTGAGGAGGGTTTCTCAGGTGGCTTCTGAGCCGTTAAAGAGGGTTGCTAGTAGGAAAGATGGATTGCATTCGGGTCCGGTTGAGAAGCCTGTGGTGCTGAAAAAAGGGTCATCTTTTAAGCCTCAGTTTGATTCGAGGAGAGGTGAATTTGGGGCGTTTCGAGCTGAGGATTTGAACCCTCGGTGCGGAGCAAGCCCCGGGAGGATTTTCATGGACTGCCTTAGAATGAGCGGTACAGTTGATGATGATTATGGTGGTGCTGGTAATTATGATGACAGGAGTAGCCAAATTTCGGGTTGCAGTGTTGCAAATGGCGGTTTAAGGAGAGAGTATCCGAACCATTCGGGTTGTTTTAACCGAGCACAAACGGGTGTTCACAAGTGTGGCGGAACGAATGGTGGTGCACTGTTTGGTCCCAAGAGTAAGTTAATGGTTTATGCCCCTCCTTCTACAGTGGGAGGCTCTGCTCTAGCTTTACATTACGCAAATGTTATAATTGTTATAGAGAAGTTGCTTCGATATCCTTATCTAGTCGGCGAGGAAGCGAGGGACGATTTGTATCATATGCTGCCAACGAGTTTAAGGATGGGTCTGAGGACTAATCTCAAGTCCTATGCCAAGAATATGGCCATATATGATGCGCCTCTTGCACAGGATTGGAAGGAGACTCTTGACGGAATTTTGAGGTGGCTTGCCCCATTGGCGCACAACATGATGAGATGGCAGAGCGAGCGTAATTTTGAGCAAACGCAGATTGTTACGCGCACAAATGTTCTTCTGCTTCAGACATTGTATTTTGCTGATCGAGAGAAGACGGAGGCAGCTATTTGTAAGCTGCTTGTTGGGTTGAATTATATATGCCGTTACGAGCATCAGCAAAATGCATTACTGGATTGTGCAAGTAGTTTTGATTTTGAAGATTGCATGGAGTGGCAAATGCAATGCGGGGCTTCATTTGTTGATTGA